Proteins encoded by one window of Clostridium perfringens:
- a CDS encoding DUF6873 family GME fold protein — MRTCFVDYRISQLEEKKLKDLNLNIIKVPKHPKLYDAIDGHPDIQINILNENTLLLAKDSSEELFNSVPKDLNIIKSSYNLEDKYPGNVILNAVNLKNDFIHNLKFTDPKLIESVKEKNLINIKQGYSKCSIAVVSEKALITSDKGIYKALKPHGFDILLIPSGDISLPGLDYGFIGGTCGLISKNQMAFFGNLENHSYGNDIKNFLLKYDVEPIYLSNGKLIDRGSILTI; from the coding sequence ATGAGAACTTGTTTTGTTGATTATAGAATTTCACAATTAGAAGAAAAAAAACTAAAGGATTTAAATCTTAATATAATTAAGGTACCAAAACATCCTAAACTATATGATGCTATAGACGGTCATCCAGATATACAAATAAATATACTTAATGAAAATACTCTTTTATTAGCTAAAGATTCCTCTGAAGAATTATTTAACTCTGTTCCAAAGGATTTAAATATTATAAAAAGCTCTTATAACTTAGAAGATAAATATCCTGGAAATGTAATTTTAAATGCTGTAAACTTAAAAAATGATTTTATACATAATCTAAAATTTACTGATCCTAAGCTAATTGAATCAGTAAAGGAAAAAAACTTAATAAACATAAAGCAAGGATATTCTAAGTGTTCTATTGCTGTAGTTTCTGAAAAAGCCTTAATAACTTCTGATAAAGGAATTTATAAAGCCCTAAAACCTCATGGCTTTGATATATTATTAATTCCTAGTGGTGATATTTCTCTTCCTGGTTTAGATTATGGATTTATAGGTGGAACCTGCGGATTAATTTCAAAAAATCAAATGGCTTTCTTTGGCAACTTAGAAAATCATTCCTATGGAAATGATATTAAAAACTTTTTATTAAAATATGATGTTGAACCAATTTATCTTTCTAATGGTAAATTAATAGATAGAGGTAGTATATTAACTATTTAA
- a CDS encoding alpha/beta-type small acid-soluble spore protein, with protein MSKTPLKKIIKGKIKSNKELTPAEKLREKMKYEIAGELGLSDKVDKFGWGGLTAEETGRIGGLMTKRKKELKLPSNDEILGRKKTHVDEK; from the coding sequence ATGAGCAAGACACCATTAAAAAAAATTATAAAAGGAAAAATAAAATCTAATAAGGAATTAACACCAGCAGAAAAATTAAGAGAAAAGATGAAATATGAAATAGCTGGTGAATTAGGATTAAGTGATAAGGTTGATAAATTTGGATGGGGAGGATTAACTGCTGAGGAAACAGGAAGAATTGGTGGGTTAATGACTAAGAGAAAAAAAGAACTTAAATTACCTAGTAATGATGAAATATTAGGTAGGAAAAAAACTCACGTTGACGAAAAGTAA
- the dapB gene encoding 4-hydroxy-tetrahydrodipicolinate reductase produces MVKVILNGCSGKMGSVISNLAETKFPNVEIVAGIDNNTKAQRPYPIFAKPEDCNVSYDVLLDFSRADALKSLVEFSKKTKKPLILCSTGYTAEDLKFIEESSKEIPLFRSANMSIGINLVNNLLKKVAPVLYENFDIELVERHHNQKVDAPSGTALLLAHTIQDSLKEETKLLYGREGIAKREKNEICVNTVRGGGIIGDHEVIFAGDGEVIEINHKAISRDVFAIGALKACEYMADKTKAGKYSMDDVLQLNF; encoded by the coding sequence ATGGTTAAAGTTATATTAAATGGTTGTTCAGGAAAAATGGGTAGCGTAATTTCAAACTTAGCTGAAACAAAATTTCCTAATGTTGAAATAGTTGCTGGTATAGATAATAACACTAAGGCTCAAAGACCTTACCCAATCTTTGCAAAACCAGAAGATTGCAATGTTTCCTATGATGTATTATTAGATTTTTCAAGAGCTGATGCTTTAAAAAGCTTAGTAGAATTTTCAAAGAAAACTAAAAAACCACTTATACTATGTTCAACAGGATACACTGCTGAAGACTTAAAATTTATAGAAGAATCTTCAAAAGAAATCCCTCTATTTAGATCTGCTAACATGAGCATAGGTATTAATTTAGTAAATAATTTATTAAAGAAAGTAGCTCCAGTTCTTTATGAGAACTTTGATATAGAACTTGTAGAGAGACATCACAATCAAAAAGTTGATGCTCCAAGTGGAACTGCCCTTTTATTAGCTCATACTATTCAAGATTCTCTTAAGGAAGAAACAAAATTACTTTACGGAAGAGAAGGAATTGCTAAAAGAGAAAAAAATGAAATCTGTGTAAATACAGTAAGAGGTGGCGGAATAATAGGAGACCACGAAGTTATTTTTGCTGGTGATGGTGAAGTTATAGAAATAAATCACAAAGCTATTTCAAGAGATGTTTTCGCTATAGGTGCTTTAAAAGCATGTGAATACATGGCTGATAAAACTAAAGCTGGAAAATACTCAATGGATGATGTTTTACAACTAAACTTCTAA
- a CDS encoding aspartate-semialdehyde dehydrogenase, producing the protein MYNVAIVGATGNVGRKFLEILEERNFPVKELYLFASKRSAGKTLKFKGEDVLVEELCEANIENKKIDFALFSAGGSVSLEFAPIFAKHGAVVIDNSSAWRMDKEVPLVVPEVNPEDVKWHKGIIANPNCSTIQAMVALKPLYDKYGIKRIVYSTYQAVSGAGIQGILDLQEGTTKKFPYPILGNVIPHIDVFLDNGYTKEEIKMIEETKKILHDDNLRITATTVRVPVLNAHSESINVELNSEFELENVIDLFNSSKGIIVHDDVENLKYPTPLELSGKDEVFVGRIRRDFSLDNGLNLWVVADNIRKGAALNAIQIAEILINEK; encoded by the coding sequence GTGTACAATGTAGCAATAGTTGGGGCAACAGGAAATGTTGGAAGAAAATTCCTTGAAATCCTAGAAGAAAGAAATTTCCCCGTTAAAGAATTATATTTATTCGCATCAAAAAGATCAGCAGGAAAAACTTTAAAATTTAAAGGTGAAGATGTATTAGTTGAAGAATTATGCGAAGCTAATATTGAAAACAAGAAAATAGATTTTGCATTATTCTCAGCAGGCGGAAGTGTAAGCTTAGAATTTGCTCCTATTTTCGCAAAACATGGAGCAGTGGTTATAGATAACAGTAGTGCTTGGAGAATGGATAAAGAAGTTCCTTTAGTAGTGCCAGAAGTAAATCCAGAGGATGTAAAATGGCATAAAGGTATTATTGCTAATCCAAACTGTTCTACAATTCAAGCTATGGTAGCTTTAAAGCCACTATATGATAAATATGGTATAAAAAGAATAGTTTACTCAACTTACCAAGCAGTTTCAGGAGCTGGAATTCAAGGTATATTAGATTTACAAGAAGGAACTACAAAGAAATTCCCATATCCTATATTAGGTAATGTAATTCCTCATATAGATGTATTCTTAGATAATGGATACACAAAAGAAGAAATTAAAATGATTGAAGAAACAAAGAAAATACTTCATGATGATAATTTAAGAATAACTGCTACTACAGTTAGGGTACCAGTTTTAAATGCTCATAGTGAAAGTATAAATGTAGAGCTTAATTCTGAATTTGAACTTGAAAATGTTATAGATTTATTTAATAGTTCTAAAGGAATAATAGTTCATGATGATGTAGAAAACTTAAAATACCCTACTCCACTTGAACTTAGTGGAAAAGATGAGGTCTTTGTTGGAAGAATAAGACGTGATTTCAGCTTAGATAATGGTCTTAACCTTTGGGTTGTGGCTGATAATATAAGAAAAGGGGCAGCTCTTAATGCAATTCAAATTGCTGAAATACTTATAAACGAAAAATAA
- a CDS encoding N-acetylglucosamine kinase, with product MFYLGIDAGGTKTSFMLINHLGEVLSTYTSGTCHIHQVGFDGFRKGIQEGIDKICNEINICRDDLSYSFLGLPAYGENESEKLKMNSIIAEILGENKFSCGNDVEVALAGSLAGQPGICIILGTGAIASGITNDLKTARTSGWGYICGDEGSGYWIAKKGVEIFGKQSDHRLERTALYDIFKNELKLENDFDLIFLIKDEYKQDRTKVANLAMLVYKAALKGDKYALDIYRQAAKECLLMVNGLTNQLEFTGVLNISYSGSVFNSKEFILDPLRNYLQDNYTAFNLTAPILPPIKGAALNALKLHKGEIPEGVVHNLAKEPKEILV from the coding sequence ATGTTTTATTTAGGTATTGATGCAGGTGGAACAAAAACATCATTTATGCTTATAAACCATTTAGGAGAGGTTTTATCAACTTATACTAGTGGTACATGTCATATACATCAAGTAGGTTTTGATGGTTTTAGAAAAGGTATTCAAGAAGGTATTGATAAGATTTGTAATGAAATTAATATATGCAGAGATGATCTTAGTTACTCATTTTTAGGTTTACCTGCTTATGGTGAGAATGAAAGTGAAAAATTAAAAATGAACTCTATAATAGCTGAAATCTTAGGAGAAAATAAATTTTCTTGTGGAAACGATGTAGAAGTTGCCTTAGCTGGCTCCTTAGCTGGTCAACCAGGAATATGTATAATTCTAGGAACAGGAGCAATTGCCTCTGGTATAACTAATGATTTAAAAACAGCAAGAACTAGTGGATGGGGATATATATGTGGTGATGAAGGTTCTGGATATTGGATTGCTAAAAAAGGGGTTGAAATCTTTGGAAAACAATCTGATCATAGATTAGAAAGAACTGCCCTTTATGATATATTTAAAAATGAATTAAAACTAGAAAATGATTTTGATTTAATATTCCTCATAAAGGATGAATATAAACAAGATAGAACTAAAGTTGCAAATCTTGCAATGTTAGTTTACAAAGCTGCTCTTAAAGGAGATAAATATGCTTTAGATATATATAGACAAGCTGCTAAAGAATGTCTTCTAATGGTAAATGGATTAACTAATCAACTTGAATTTACAGGAGTATTAAATATCTCTTACTCTGGTAGTGTATTTAACTCAAAAGAATTTATCTTAGACCCACTAAGAAATTATCTTCAGGATAATTATACTGCTTTTAATCTAACAGCACCTATACTTCCACCAATTAAAGGCGCTGCATTAAATGCCTTAAAACTTCACAAAGGAGAAATTCCAGAAGGTGTAGTTCATAACTTAGCTAAAGAACCAAAAGAAATTTTAGTATAA
- a CDS encoding NUDIX hydrolase codes for MKIKDIKKLTDCKFLNLYKLDIENKVGNSKEYFIASRRTEKDLSCVVNKHDKADGVMIIPITENDEFVLLKQFRPAINDYIYEFPAGLIDNGEDAIKAATRELFEETGLLASESEYLIKPSYTSVGMSDESVAVVKMKVYGTISIENLEENEEIEVIKVPIKEAKNFVKENNVSIKTALVLSFM; via the coding sequence ATGAAAATAAAGGATATAAAAAAATTAACTGATTGCAAGTTTTTAAACTTATATAAATTAGATATTGAGAATAAGGTTGGAAATTCTAAGGAATACTTTATAGCAAGTAGAAGAACAGAAAAAGATTTAAGCTGTGTTGTAAATAAACATGATAAGGCAGATGGTGTTATGATAATTCCAATAACAGAAAATGATGAGTTTGTTCTGTTAAAGCAATTTAGACCTGCTATAAATGATTATATATATGAATTCCCAGCTGGACTTATAGACAATGGAGAAGATGCAATAAAGGCTGCTACAAGAGAGCTTTTTGAAGAAACTGGACTTTTAGCTAGTGAAAGTGAATATTTAATAAAGCCTAGCTATACGTCAGTAGGTATGTCTGATGAATCTGTAGCTGTGGTTAAAATGAAGGTTTATGGAACTATTTCAATAGAAAATTTAGAAGAAAATGAAGAAATAGAAGTTATTAAAGTGCCTATAAAAGAGGCTAAAAACTTTGTTAAAGAAAATAATGTATCAATAAAAACTGCATTGGTTTTAAGCTTTATGTAG
- a CDS encoding cob(I)yrinic acid a,c-diamide adenosyltransferase: MARLKEGYVQVYTGNGKGKTTAAMGLAFRAAGDGMEVKVVQFLKSWKTGELESAKRFDNLEILRFEKVKGFTWELNEEELAQLKSEVRVGFDFVKGLVENRGCDILILDEVMASISGGFIGEDEIVELIEKKPKDMELILTGRNVPEKIMEKADLITEMREIKHYYKKGVPAREGIEF; encoded by the coding sequence ATGGCAAGACTTAAAGAAGGATATGTTCAAGTATATACTGGAAATGGAAAAGGAAAAACTACAGCAGCAATGGGATTAGCTTTTAGAGCTGCAGGTGATGGAATGGAAGTAAAGGTGGTTCAATTCCTTAAATCATGGAAAACAGGTGAGTTAGAATCTGCTAAAAGATTTGATAACTTAGAGATATTAAGATTTGAAAAGGTTAAAGGATTTACCTGGGAATTAAATGAGGAAGAGTTAGCTCAGTTAAAATCAGAAGTTAGAGTAGGCTTTGATTTTGTAAAAGGACTAGTTGAAAATAGAGGATGTGATATATTAATTTTAGATGAGGTAATGGCTTCAATTTCTGGAGGATTCATAGGAGAAGATGAAATTGTAGAATTAATTGAAAAGAAACCTAAAGATATGGAATTAATTCTTACAGGTAGAAATGTACCAGAAAAAATAATGGAAAAAGCTGATTTAATAACAGAGATGAGAGAAATTAAACATTATTATAAAAAAGGAGTTCCAGCTAGAGAGGGGATAGAATTTTAA
- the hslO gene encoding Hsp33 family molecular chaperone HslO — MSDKLIRAIAKDGMIRIFATETTELVDEASKIHDCTPTAAAALGRMLTAGTMMGAMLKSDKEVVTLQINGGGMAKGVTVTAYSDCSVKGYIGNPHVDLPLNTENGKLNVGEAIGKNGGLTVIKDLGLKDPYVGQVPIYSGEIAEDLAYYFTASEQIPSAVALGVLVDRDHSIKKAGGFIIQLLPGADELLGDLLTYRLDEIPSLTTMLSEGKTIEEVIEFIFDGMDLKILEEETPKYKCDCSREKVERALLSIGYKDLKELYDEGKEEELKCHFCNKAYKFTKEDIGKLLEEKEKSIADEVSEEMKKAEEKEKEEKNKK, encoded by the coding sequence ATGAGTGATAAATTAATAAGAGCCATAGCTAAAGATGGCATGATAAGAATATTTGCAACAGAAACTACAGAGTTAGTTGATGAGGCTTCAAAAATACATGATTGTACACCTACAGCTGCTGCTGCCTTAGGAAGAATGTTAACAGCAGGTACTATGATGGGAGCAATGTTAAAATCAGATAAAGAAGTTGTAACTTTACAAATAAATGGTGGAGGAATGGCTAAAGGGGTTACTGTAACTGCTTACTCAGATTGTAGTGTTAAAGGATACATAGGAAATCCACATGTTGATTTACCTTTAAACACAGAAAATGGTAAATTAAATGTTGGTGAAGCTATTGGTAAAAATGGTGGATTAACAGTAATTAAAGATTTAGGATTAAAAGATCCATATGTAGGACAAGTTCCTATATATAGTGGAGAAATAGCTGAGGATTTAGCATATTATTTTACAGCTTCAGAGCAAATACCTTCAGCAGTTGCCCTAGGAGTATTAGTAGATAGAGATCATTCAATAAAAAAAGCTGGTGGATTTATAATTCAATTATTACCAGGAGCGGATGAACTTTTAGGTGACTTACTAACATATAGACTAGATGAGATTCCTTCATTAACTACAATGCTATCAGAAGGAAAAACAATAGAAGAAGTTATAGAATTCATTTTTGATGGAATGGATTTAAAGATATTAGAAGAAGAAACTCCAAAATATAAATGTGATTGCTCAAGAGAAAAAGTAGAGAGAGCATTATTAAGCATAGGATACAAAGATTTAAAAGAATTATATGATGAAGGTAAAGAAGAGGAATTAAAATGCCACTTCTGTAATAAAGCATATAAGTTTACAAAAGAAGATATAGGAAAATTATTAGAAGAAAAAGAAAAATCTATTGCTGATGAAGTTTCAGAAGAAATGAAAAAAGCAGAAGAGAAAGAAAAAGAAGAAAAAAATAAAAAATAA
- a CDS encoding pyridoxal phosphate-dependent aminotransferase, with the protein MNKNVIGVEISGIRKFYNEVVKFPEAISLTLGQPDFPVPEKVKEAMIRAIEEGKTTYTANAGIVELREEISSLLKNNFDIDFSKDEIIITVGGSEGLYAAMTALLNSGEKVLVPSIAYPAYESISKIIGCEVINYDLNEDFSVNIESLKEGIKQGGKLLVLSYPCNPTGALLSKKSRDELIEIIKENDILVLTDEIYSSLCFEEEYYSVAQCKDIKEKIIYVSGFSKMFSMTGLRIGYVACSKEIYDQIIKVHQYNSSCATSISQWGALEGLKSCMNDVENMKESFKERMNFTYKRLKSMGLEVEKPKGAFYIYPNISKFGLTSEEFCHRLLEEGKVACVPGDAFGKGGEGYIRISYCYSKDELERALDKLEAFVKTLKK; encoded by the coding sequence ATGAATAAAAATGTTATTGGGGTAGAAATATCAGGAATAAGAAAATTCTATAATGAAGTAGTAAAATTCCCAGAGGCTATATCATTAACTCTAGGACAGCCAGATTTTCCTGTTCCAGAAAAGGTTAAAGAAGCTATGATAAGGGCTATTGAAGAAGGAAAGACAACATATACAGCTAATGCTGGTATAGTTGAATTAAGAGAAGAAATATCAAGCTTATTAAAAAATAATTTTGACATTGATTTTAGTAAGGATGAAATAATTATAACTGTAGGTGGAAGTGAAGGTTTATATGCAGCTATGACAGCCCTTTTAAATTCTGGAGAGAAGGTTTTAGTTCCATCAATTGCATATCCAGCTTATGAAAGCATAAGCAAAATAATAGGATGTGAAGTTATAAATTACGATTTAAATGAAGATTTTTCAGTTAACATAGAAAGTTTAAAAGAAGGAATAAAACAAGGGGGAAAACTTTTAGTTCTTTCTTATCCATGTAATCCTACAGGGGCATTACTTAGTAAAAAAAGTAGAGATGAGTTAATAGAGATTATAAAAGAAAATGATATATTGGTATTAACTGATGAAATTTATTCATCTCTTTGTTTTGAAGAGGAGTATTATTCTGTAGCTCAATGCAAAGATATAAAAGAAAAAATAATATATGTAAGTGGATTCTCTAAGATGTTTTCAATGACAGGTCTTAGAATTGGATATGTAGCATGTTCTAAGGAAATATATGATCAAATTATAAAGGTTCATCAATATAATTCTTCATGTGCAACATCTATTTCTCAATGGGGAGCCTTAGAAGGATTAAAATCTTGTATGAATGATGTTGAAAATATGAAGGAATCTTTTAAAGAAAGAATGAATTTTACTTATAAAAGATTAAAAAGTATGGGCTTAGAAGTGGAAAAACCTAAAGGAGCTTTTTATATTTATCCTAATATAAGTAAGTTTGGATTAACATCAGAAGAATTTTGTCATAGATTACTTGAAGAAGGCAAAGTTGCCTGTGTACCAGGAGATGCCTTTGGAAAAGGTGGAGAAGGATATATTAGAATATCTTACTGTTATAGCAAAGATGAACTTGAAAGAGCTTTAGATAAATTAGAGGCTTTTGTAAAAACTTTAAAAAAGTAA
- the dapA gene encoding 4-hydroxy-tetrahydrodipicolinate synthase has translation MFKGSCVALITPFTEDGVNYEELRKLLEWHIKNHTDAILVCGTTGEGSTMTLEEKKEVIKFSVEVVNKRVPVIAGTGTNNTKASIELSKYAEEVGADMVLIITPYYNKTSQKGLYAHFNAINDAINIPIMLYNVPSRTGMNITPLMLDKLADLNNVVAIKEASGDLSQVAKMAELCGDRIAIYSGNDDQIVPILSLGGAGVVSVLANILPEETHNICEKYFLGEVIESRNLQLKYLSLANSLFIETNPIPVKTAMNLMNFNCGPLRLPLCEMEDSNLVILEENLKANGLIK, from the coding sequence ATGTTTAAAGGGTCTTGTGTAGCTTTAATAACACCATTTACTGAAGATGGCGTTAATTATGAAGAGCTAAGAAAATTATTAGAATGGCACATTAAAAATCATACTGACGCTATTTTAGTTTGTGGAACTACAGGAGAAGGTTCTACTATGACTTTAGAAGAAAAGAAAGAAGTTATAAAATTCTCTGTGGAAGTTGTAAATAAAAGAGTTCCTGTAATAGCTGGAACTGGAACAAATAATACTAAGGCTTCAATAGAATTAAGTAAATATGCTGAAGAAGTTGGCGCTGATATGGTATTAATAATAACTCCATATTATAATAAAACTTCTCAAAAAGGATTATATGCTCATTTCAATGCTATAAATGATGCAATAAATATTCCTATTATGCTTTATAATGTTCCATCAAGAACTGGAATGAATATAACTCCATTAATGCTTGATAAACTTGCAGATTTAAATAATGTAGTTGCTATAAAAGAAGCTAGCGGAGATCTTTCACAGGTAGCTAAAATGGCTGAATTATGTGGTGATAGAATTGCTATCTATTCAGGTAATGATGATCAAATAGTTCCAATTTTATCCCTAGGTGGAGCTGGTGTGGTTTCAGTTTTAGCAAATATTCTTCCTGAAGAAACTCACAATATATGTGAAAAATATTTCTTAGGAGAAGTTATTGAATCACGTAACCTTCAACTTAAATATCTTTCATTAGCAAATTCTTTATTTATAGAAACAAATCCAATCCCAGTTAAAACAGCTATGAATTTAATGAATTTTAACTGTGGACCATTAAGATTACCATTATGTGAAATGGAAGATTCTAATTTAGTAATATTAGAAGAAAACTTAAAAGCTAATGGTTTAATAAAATAA
- a CDS encoding class I SAM-dependent DNA methyltransferase: MKSYKMMAKVYDELIYEDVNYENIAEYALSKCDKYNINKEMYLDLACGTGNVGVHVGKSFKENYFVDLSQDMLIEADKKLREHRVRGKIVCQDMCELGLNRKFDLITCVLDSTNYILDDESVENYLRGVYNHLKEDGLFIFDINSYYKISEVLGNNVYTYDSEELFYAWENIFEDEIVEMNLNFFVKDGEKYERFTEVHEERAYKESEIEYILDVIGFKIVEKHNGYTDDEVTPDTERIVYIVKK; this comes from the coding sequence ATGAAGAGTTATAAGATGATGGCAAAAGTGTATGATGAACTTATATATGAAGATGTAAACTATGAGAACATAGCAGAATACGCCTTATCAAAATGTGATAAGTATAATATTAATAAAGAAATGTATTTAGATTTAGCTTGTGGAACAGGAAATGTTGGTGTTCATGTAGGAAAATCCTTCAAAGAAAATTATTTTGTTGATCTTTCACAGGATATGCTTATAGAAGCAGATAAAAAGCTTAGAGAACATAGAGTTAGAGGTAAGATAGTTTGCCAAGATATGTGTGAGTTAGGGTTAAATAGAAAGTTTGATTTAATAACATGTGTTTTAGATTCAACAAATTATATTTTAGATGATGAAAGTGTAGAAAATTATTTAAGAGGGGTATATAATCATTTAAAAGAGGATGGTTTATTTATATTTGATATAAATTCATACTATAAAATATCAGAAGTATTAGGCAACAATGTCTACACATATGATAGTGAAGAATTATTTTATGCTTGGGAAAATATTTTTGAGGATGAAATAGTAGAGATGAATTTAAATTTCTTTGTGAAAGATGGAGAAAAGTATGAAAGATTCACAGAAGTTCATGAAGAAAGAGCTTATAAGGAAAGTGAAATAGAATATATTCTTGATGTAATAGGTTTTAAAATAGTAGAAAAGCATAATGGTTATACAGATGATGAAGTAACACCAGATACTGAGAGAATAGTTTATATAGTAAAAAAATAA
- the dapD gene encoding 2,3,4,5-tetrahydropyridine-2,6-dicarboxylate N-acetyltransferase produces MSYNFTDPYEIARFIKEVKKSTPVKVYLKGNLEGVELGSIECYGNNDFYVLFGESDEVATFLTENKDKIVSFRLENDRRNSAIPMLDLLNINARIEPGAIIRDRVSIGDNAVIMMGAVINIGAEIGESTMVDMNAVIGARGKLGKRVHLGAGAVVAGVLEPPSKTPCIIEDDVLIGANAVILEGVKIGKGSVVAAGSVVVEDVPAGVVVAGTPAKIIKSVDEKTKDKTEILDDLRK; encoded by the coding sequence ATGAGTTATAACTTTACAGATCCATATGAAATTGCTAGATTCATAAAGGAAGTAAAAAAATCAACTCCTGTTAAAGTTTATCTTAAAGGTAACTTAGAAGGTGTAGAATTAGGTTCAATAGAATGTTATGGAAATAATGATTTCTATGTATTATTTGGAGAAAGTGATGAAGTTGCTACTTTCTTAACAGAAAATAAAGATAAAATAGTAAGCTTTAGACTTGAAAATGATAGAAGAAACTCAGCTATTCCAATGTTAGACCTTTTAAACATAAACGCTAGAATCGAACCTGGCGCAATAATAAGAGACAGAGTATCAATCGGAGATAATGCTGTTATAATGATGGGTGCTGTCATAAACATAGGAGCTGAAATAGGCGAAAGTACAATGGTAGATATGAACGCTGTAATAGGTGCTAGAGGAAAACTTGGAAAAAGAGTTCACTTAGGTGCTGGAGCTGTTGTTGCTGGAGTTTTAGAACCACCTAGCAAAACTCCATGTATAATAGAAGACGATGTTTTAATAGGAGCTAATGCTGTTATCCTTGAAGGTGTTAAAATTGGAAAAGGCTCAGTTGTAGCTGCTGGCTCAGTTGTAGTTGAAGATGTACCAGCTGGCGTAGTTGTAGCTGGAACTCCTGCTAAAATTATTAAATCTGTTGATGAAAAGACTAAAGATAAAACAGAAATATTAGATGATTTAAGAAAATAA
- a CDS encoding single-stranded DNA-binding protein, with translation MDNLMLNNKIYLEGTVVSELEFSHEMYGEGFYTFNLEVMRLSDSKDLLNITVSERLITTMDLKIGTEIVVEGQLRSYNKFIDGNNKLILTVFARNIEYCEERSKNPNEIFLDGFICKEPVYRTTPFGREIADLLLAVNRSYNKSDYIPTIAWGRNSRFCKTLEVGDNIRIWGRLQSREYQKKISETEVVKKIAYEVSISKMEKVSVESEQNESGEEIS, from the coding sequence ATGGATAATTTAATGTTAAACAACAAAATTTATTTAGAAGGAACTGTAGTTTCAGAATTAGAGTTCAGTCACGAGATGTATGGAGAGGGTTTCTATACATTTAACTTAGAGGTTATGAGATTAAGTGATTCAAAGGACTTATTAAATATTACTGTATCAGAAAGATTAATAACCACTATGGATTTAAAAATTGGAACTGAAATAGTAGTTGAAGGACAATTAAGAAGTTACAACAAATTTATAGATGGAAATAATAAGCTTATCTTAACAGTTTTTGCAAGAAATATAGAATACTGTGAAGAAAGAAGTAAAAATCCTAATGAGATTTTCTTAGATGGATTTATTTGTAAGGAGCCAGTTTATAGAACAACTCCATTTGGAAGAGAAATTGCTGACTTATTATTAGCTGTAAATAGATCTTATAATAAATCAGATTATATCCCAACTATAGCATGGGGAAGAAACTCAAGATTCTGTAAAACATTAGAAGTAGGGGATAATATAAGAATTTGGGGAAGACTTCAAAGTAGAGAATATCAAAAGAAAATATCTGAAACTGAAGTTGTTAAGAAAATAGCATATGAGGTTTCAATTTCTAAAATGGAAAAAGTATCTGTTGAATCAGAACAAAATGAATCAGGTGAAGAAATTTCTTAA